Proteins from a genomic interval of Harpia harpyja isolate bHarHar1 chromosome 9, bHarHar1 primary haplotype, whole genome shotgun sequence:
- the VANGL2 gene encoding vang-like protein 2 translates to MDNESQYSGYSYKSGHSRSSRKHRDRRDRHRSKSRDGSRGDKSVTIQAPGEPLLDNESTRGDERDDNWGETTTVVTGTSEHSISHDDITRITKDMEDSAHLDCSRHLGVSLAGALALLAFLTPLAFMLLPQLLWREELEPCGTPCEGLFISVAFKLLILLLGSWALFFRRPKAFFPRIFVFRALLMVLVFLLVVSYWLFYGVRILDSRDRNYQGVVQYAVSLVDALLFVHYLAVVLLELRQLQPQFTLKAVRSADGASRFYNVGHLSIQRAAVWILENYYHDFPVYNPALLNLPKSVLSKKMSGFKVYSLGEENTTNNSTGQSRAVIAAAARRRDNSHNEYYYEEAEHERRVRKRRARLVVAVEEAFTHIKRLQEEDQKNPREIMDPREAAQAIFASMARAMQKYLRTTKQQPYHTMESILQHLEFCITHDMTPKAFLERYLMAGPTIQYHKDRWLAKQWTLVSEEPVTNGLKDGVVFVLKRQDFSLVVSTKKIPFFKLSEEFVDPKSHKFVMRLQSETSV, encoded by the exons ATGGACAATGAGTCGCAATACTCGGGATATTCCTACAAGTCCGGGCATTCCCGCAGCTCCCGCAAGCACAG GGATCGGCGGGACCGGCATCGTTCGAAAAGCCGGGACGGGAGCCGTGGGGACAAGTCGGTAACCATCCAAGCACCAGGCGAGCCCTTGTTGGACAATGAGTCGACCCGGGGGGATGAGAGG GATGACAACTGGGGCGAGACCACCACAGTGGTGACGGGGACGTCGGAGCACAGCATCTCGCATGATGACATCACCCGCATCACCAAGGACATGGAGGACAGCGCCCACCTGGACTGCTCCCGGCACCTGGGCGTCTCGCTGGCTGGGGCGCTGGCACTGCTTGCCTTCCTCACACCCCTCGCCTTCATGCTCCTACCCCAGCTGCTGTGGCGGGAGGAGCTGGAGCCCTGCGGGACACCCTGCGAGGGGCTCTTCATCTCCGTGGCCTTCAAACTCCTCATCCTCCTGCTGGGCAGCTGGGCTCTATTCTTCCGTCGCCCCAAAGCCTTCTTCCCTCGCATCTTCGTCTTCCGAGCGTTGCTCATGGTGCTTGTCTTCCTCCTCGTCGTCTCCTACTGGCTTTTCTACGGTGTACGGATCCTGGACTCACGGGACCGCAACTACCAGGGGGTGGTGCAGTACGCCGTCTCGCTGGTGGATGCCTTGCTCTTCGTGCACTACCTGGCCgtggtgctgctggagctgcgccagctccagccccagttCACCCTCAAAGCCGTCCGCTCCGCTGATGGAGCCAGTCGTTTCTACAACGTTGGCCATCTCAG CATCCAGCGAGCAGCCGTGTGGATCCTGGAGAACTATTACCACGATTTCCCGGTCTACAACCCTGCCCTCCTCAACCTGCCAAAATCCGTCCTGTCCAAGAAAATGTCCGGGTTTAAAGTCTATTCCCTCGGCGAGG AAAACACAACGAACAACTCCACGGGCCAGTCCCGGGCTGTCATTGCGGCGGCTGCCCGGAGGCGCGACAACAGCCACAACGAGTATTACTATGAGGAGGCAGAGCACGAGCGCAGGGTGCGGAAACGCCGAGCCAG GCTGGTGGTGGCGGTGGAAGAAGCCTTTACCCACATCAAGCGGCTGCAGGAGGAAGACCAGAAGAACCCACGGGAGATCATGGACCCGCGGGAGGCGGCTCAGGCCATCTTTGCCTCCATGGCCCGGGCCATGCAGAAGTACCTGCGCACCACCAAGCAGCAGCCCTACCACACCATGGAGAGCATCCTGCAGCACCTTGAGTTCTGCATCACCCATGACATGACACCCAAG GCATTCCTTGAGCGGTACCTGATGGCCGGGCCCACCATCCAGTACCACAAGGACCGCTGGCTGGCCAAGCAGTGGACACTGGTCAGCGAGGAGCCGGTGACAAATGGCCTGAAAGATGGGGTGGTCTTTGTGCTGAAGCGCCAGGACTTCAGCCTCGTGGTGAGCACCAAGAAGATCCCTTTCTTCAAGCTCTCAGAGGAGTTCGTGGACCCCAAGTCACACAAGTTCGTCATGAGGCTGCAGTCGGAGACCTCCGTGTGA